A stretch of DNA from Gimesia chilikensis:
CTCTTACATCAGACCAGAGGTGATAATTCCCAATAGAATCCAGGGCGAGAAGAGGAGGCCTCTCGATCACCACGGTTTGCGCAATTTGTCGTAAACATTGGGGTGTATTCAGACGGGGAAACCAGCCCGTAATAAATGGAATATTGAGGTTCGACCAACCGAAGTAATTACCAAAATGTAAAATTGCCAGTACTACTAGTGGCAATGAGAATATTGGAAAGAATAGATAGAAGTACGAGAAGATCACATCGCTAGCAGTCATGAGTGACTGTGTAATTGATGGTAATTCAAAACCGAAATCCAGGAAGATCTTTTTGAACTTCGGAACAATCCAGTACATGATAAACCCAGTGATAATAAACTGCAGCGAAAGAATGATTGTGAGGTATAGAATCAGATTTGCAAAATTCGATTTATCAGAACTGGTACCGAGTTTTTTTGTCGCTCTGACCGCCGAATCCCGTAAAGCAATCCCCGGATTGTTAGTCTTCTCATCGATATTTAATGCCACAATTGCTGACTGGGGTAGCAAACCTGAATTTTCTGCCAGTGCCTCGGAAAGGGATTCACCGGAATGCAATCGGCTGCTGAACCTTAACAATCGGTCCCGGTATCTTCCTTTCTTCGTTTGAGAATAACGATCGATTTCTGCCGCCAGGGGAATATTTTTCTCAACACAAAACGTCATCAGCCAGAGCAGTTCTGTTTCCCGAGACCGCTTGTTTAATGACAGGATATTTAACACACAGCAGAAGACAGCAATCATCAGGATAAAAAAAGGAACGATGTAGATTAATACTGGAATGAAGATCAACAGAGGTAACCCCAGCAAAATCCAACCTCCCGTCCGGATAATATGCAAGCGGTTTTGCATAACTTCTGAGAGACTGTACTCATCTTCCTGATTGATAGAACGCAGTAACTGTAAGCACTGCCATTCCAAATAGATTGTGAAGATATAAATCAAGATTGTTGGCAGAGCGACCAGGGCAGTTCCTAGAATAGTTACTTGATTGGTTACCACAGCAATAATATTAAGCAGAAGAAATATCACACATAGAGCCAGCATGAACAGAGTAAACGCTTTCCAGCAGACTTTGATCAGTTGATTGACTCCCTGATGACCAAAATCCTGCACACGCCGCGCAAGCATGACCGATGTAATTCCTGCTATTGGGAAATAGACAAAGAAAGCCAGACTGAATATCACGCCCAGAAATTCCACGGTCGT
This window harbors:
- a CDS encoding type II secretion system F family protein translates to MEFLGVIFSLAFFVYFPIAGITSVMLARRVQDFGHQGVNQLIKVCWKAFTLFMLALCVIFLLLNIIAVVTNQVTILGTALVALPTILIYIFTIYLEWQCLQLLRSINQEDEYSLSEVMQNRLHIIRTGGWILLGLPLLIFIPVLIYIVPFFILMIAVFCCVLNILSLNKRSRETELLWLMTFCVEKNIPLAAEIDRYSQTKKGRYRDRLLRFSSRLHSGESLSEALAENSGLLPQSAIVALNIDEKTNNPGIALRDSAVRATKKLGTSSDKSNFANLILYLTIILSLQFIITGFIMYWIVPKFKKIFLDFGFELPSITQSLMTASDVIFSYFYLFFPIFSLPLVVLAILHFGNYFGWSNLNIPFITGWFPRLNTPQCLRQIAQTVVIERPPLLALDSIGNYHLWSDVRVRTQSAAQRVRQGNDFWESLREAKVLSSAEAGLCMTAEKVGNLPTVLRSLADTIEQRRFRRIRYFTEICKPVLVCTLAVLVGYFVIALFMPLVYLLFQIS